A genomic window from Bacillota bacterium LX-D includes:
- a CDS encoding polymer-forming cytoskeletal protein, translating into MENQKRYDLIISGVGSASGGAFNNVLINGQGKINGDVDCSDFIISGVGSVEGSVKTKTGKISGKCGIKGDLQSDEFKVNGHANIGGNVEVEKARFEGVVSINGSATCNKVFSCLFGG; encoded by the coding sequence ATGGAAAATCAAAAAAGATACGACTTGATAATCTCAGGAGTAGGCAGTGCATCGGGAGGCGCTTTTAACAATGTTCTTATTAACGGTCAGGGAAAAATCAACGGAGATGTAGACTGCAGCGACTTTATAATAAGTGGAGTAGGAAGCGTGGAAGGCAGCGTGAAAACTAAAACAGGAAAAATCAGTGGGAAGTGCGGAATTAAAGGCGATTTGCAATCAGATGAATTTAAAGTCAACGGTCATGCAAATATCGGCGGCAATGTAGAAGTTGAAAAAGCCAGATTTGAAGGTGTGGTTAGCATTAATGGCAGTGCTACTTGCAATAAAGTTTTCTCGTGCCTGTTTGGTGGTTAA